In Ciconia boyciana chromosome 17, ASM3463844v1, whole genome shotgun sequence, the genomic stretch ACCTGATTCTTAGAACAAATGCCTATTGTTACTTTCAACTGccacagtgaaaagaaacatatttggGCTCTTGTCTCATGCTGCTTTCCCATCATATAAAATTCAAGCCCCAGCTTTTCTGGTAGGCAACTAACAGTCATTTTCACTAGTTCTACTTATGTATACTATAATTTAGAGTTCAGCAATAATAATGCACATTTTACAATAATGTCAAAAAACAtattacacaaaaaaaaggtataaaaaaattttctctttctcctggaAATTGCTTTGGCAATTGCAGTTTAAGGCCAGGTAAAATTACTAAAATCTCAACTGCTGAATTCTTTTAGCTACACTGATGTTACCTCATAGAAATTAGCTCACTAACAGCATGTGATTCAACCTCAACCATTTACTACAAATTCACTTGTCTAATACCAGTAGAGAGTACTTTGGTCTGCTGTGTAGCAAAAGGGCCATAGTCTCCACGTACTGGCAAAATGTTATTCAGATCTTGCCATATATAATGAGAATGCAAAAATCACAGCCTGCAACTAAGCAAAAAATGTGTGCGTGTATACTGAAGTCTATATCCATAAGCACAAAGATGTAGGCTTTCAGACAAACACTAATGCATTGCTTTGACAGACATACAGAATCTCACTCGTGCAATCACTGACTGTCTTGAAATGCTGCCCATGCAAACCATGTTTGCGTTACCCACACAAAACTTTATGACCTTGAGGAAGTTAACTCATTGTCTAGCATGTTTTACATTCACTTTTTGAGTATGCTTTTTGGCAAATTCTcctgaaaaaagagagagctgaAAGTGCTAGCATGTCTTCACCTTGTATCCTATGGTTTTTGAGCGACACCAGTCTAACAGAATTTGTTTAATGCTGCTAGCGCTGGCAACCCCAAAACTCTGCGACCTCTTCAGCTTAGCTCTGgattctccttttcctctggaaaattAACAGAGACCAGATTAAATTACATTCCACAAAAACTTAAACCTACTTGTCAGCAACATCTATGCAACCTTGCCCACGTCAGCCCCTGTCCAGGTGATATGTGAGAAACACGTTGCTGAAACTTCAAATTGTTGGTCCTGCaagaaaaactcattttcatttcactaaAGCCAGGATTCCAAGCCCCCTTCTATTTAAAGCATACCCCCATCATGGTGCAGAAAGAACAGTCCATGCTTTTGGTCCTTAATCAATGGCAACAGAAAGTCACTATATTCCTAGTCTCTTATAATGACAGAGAAGGCAGCTTTCACCGCACTCTTTCCTGATAAAAGGCACCTGCTTCTTCAGCTGAACAACTCCAAAGCCAGAGGAATCTGTAGCTGTGAATTTCCAGGGCTCAGTCTGTGAAGTCAGCGAAGCTATACATGACCTCATATTGTCCCTTAGCTCAAAATCCTACATTGAGAGAGTCCTCCCACCCAGCTGTCCTCTGCTGGTAATAACTGACAAATTAGTTTCCCATTAACAAACCCATTCTGGAGACAAGGGGTGCGACATACTTTCCACCATCATGTTCAAATTTCTCGAAAAGCGCTTTCCTGGCCTGTGTTCCTGTAGTCCGTGGGAGCGTCTGAGACCGCACCAGTTCTCGCCTCCTTTCAACTTGGCGATGTACAATGGGAGGGGAGGAGTGAGAGCTGGGGGTCACATCACAGTAACTGTCAGTGGCACTGGAGAAACATAACATGAAAAGTATGTGGTTAAACAAAAAAGTAACTCTCTGCAGTGCCAGGAGTCAGCATAATGGTCCAACTGTTGCCTGCTCTAAACCTCCCAAAACAGCTGTTTCAAGAGGAACTGAAAGAGTCAAAAGCAATTTAAGTAAAAGTCAAAGTTTTATTGGCAGAAAACAGCACTTAAGTATAGAAGAGTGTAAGGTACTTTTACAAATGAGACATAGCTGAACAAGACACAAATGCTTTATAGCACTGAGTAGAACAACAATTAAACACCGAGGAGAGAAGAGGTTGTGGTGACACAGGAGCACTAAATCCCTTTAATTTCCAACTTTGGGGTTCCTGGAGggtaaatcacattttaaaaatggaacttGAAGAGTAATTCAGAATCCTGAGCTCACGTCAGTGTTGCTTCACTGACCACAAGCTGATAATTTGATTGAGAAATATCGGATTATATTCtaatttgtgtttatttgaGCCATAAACCACTTCATCAGCATTAATGAAGTAAGCCACACATTGCATTTGGAAATGTTCCCCATGGcagagatggggaaactgaggcaaagagcAATGACATCAGTGTCACACATTTAATTCCTGGTACAGATGGAGGTCAGATCTGACAACAAGTTCTCTAGGGTGCTCAGCGTATCATGACTCAAATATCGAAGTGCTGATGTTGGAACTAACTCGGAAGAAATGTAATGCCAATTTTGGGATAATTTTCAAGGCAGATGCAAGCCCAATTTAAGAGATTTAAATTGGCTGCCCTCCCATTTTTCTTGATGGATATTTTGCATGCTGAGGATGCCTggatatcatagaatcatagaatggtttgggttggaagggaccttaaagatcacctagttccaaccctcctgccatggtcagggacaccttccactagaccaggttgctcaaatAGTACATATGCCAATAGTAATTGTGATACCATGTAATCCTATACTAAGCAACTGTGACTCCGAGTTAATCAAGAATGTGTAGTAATCCTCAGTCCTCAGCAAGGCATTTATCTACAAACTAAACTCTAGGCTAGCCAAACTAAGGATGTTTGACAGCAGTCATGTGTTGGTTTCCAAAAATAACCCCAAGGTACAAATTTCAACACAgctgagtatttttaaaagtgttttcaaagGGCCTGACAACTTGCTCCTCCTACAAAAATCCACTGCTGCACTGAGAGTTTTACTGACTAACACTGTAACAATGCTGAAATCCACAATTAGGTCTGCTTTAAACTGCTCTACGAAAGATTTTTATCCCTTCCCATCTCTGTTCTACTTAGCCCTCAGGAAAGCTCACAACCTTTAGTGGGcttaaaatacagcatgtgGGACTCACCTGTTCTCCAAGCCAGCAGAACACCTGTCCCTTGAGATTATACTGACCACAATGGCCTAACAAAACGTCAAGAAAAATGCATACCTTTCACCAGTTTTGGTTCCACTACTCGTCCCGTAGCTCACAGCTGAGACAGACTTAGTGACAGAAGTGGTATTCTCTGTATAAAAGCGGGAGAAATAAGATGCATCAGGGCAGAAACTTCTTTTATCTCCTTTCCTTATACGTTTTCAAACCATTTCCTGATAGCCATGCATTGATGTTTACTCACCACGGTGAAAAGCTGCAGGCCTCTAACTTCCAGTATGAGCTAACAAGCTGGGAAGGGATTTTCCCCAGGGGTTCAATCCCTCTGCAAAATTGTTGCACTGCAGCAAGGATGGTGTAAACGTATCAGAAAGGGCTGTGAGAGGATGCCTTTGATAAAACTGTATTGGGAAGGTTGGATCATTTCAGGCCCTTGTGCAGACCTCAGAGGAGGGCACACTGCCACTGACGTTTCAGTGAAAGGAGGAAATGGTGCTAGAGCTCAGCTTCTAACAGTCATTCTGGCAGACATAAGGAGTCCTGGGAAGTCTGCCATGATTGAGAGCATAATTTAAATTACCTAATTTCCACCAGCAAAGATTTTAGTTTGTGAAGTAGAACAGATTCCAAAAGTTGCAAAGGTAGCTTAAAACCAACTTTGCAtcttcctccctccacccctgAGATTCTACCTTTTGTGCTTTGCCTCTTAGAGCCCAGCTCTGGACTCCACCTATACTCTGTAAATGCAGAACAACAGAGTGGCTTGCCCAGTTTTAACACACTAAAGCCAAAACTTGTTGCATAAGCCAGCAACTCATTTATTAAAGGCTCCTTCTATACACAAACAAGAAAGACTGGCATCTCGGAAGCAATCCAACCTGATCACTGACCAAATCACACTCCGAAAATGCTGAACTCCCCACTGCTTATAGAAGGGATCCAGATCAGCTAGACTTCTCACATAAAACACCCTGGTAAGTGCCAGCATACAGATGTGACAAATTTGGGACCAGAAACAATTGCCAGATATTTGTGCAAATCTCAGAGGTTTTAAGCTGAGGAAGAGCGTGATCCCTATTCTGGATGAGCTACATCTTTGCTAAACTGACACTTGAGACCACTGTGAAATGCCAGTACATTGTGTAGACAGTAACAGCTTGGTGACATCAATCAGAAGTACTTTTGGATAGAGCTCAACTTATCTATTTAGACTGAAACTGAAAATCCTTAAGGCATTTTGTCCTTTGACACATTCATATATGAAGAAGACTACTTAGTGCTATTCTGCTCAAAGGAATTTGCTTCAACATCCATAGGGTGGGCCCACCACTTTCTAACTGCCATTACCTTGCGTTCAGTCACAGTTTTCACTTCATTAGCTGAAATGTTCACTGCTCAAACTGTCTGTTCCGCCACACTTTTCTGGCACCTATTGTTTCCACTGCAGAGATTGCCTAAGAGTACACATGTACACCACTGTGCAAATAAGGATAAGTACCCCTCGCTTTGAGCTGATTGAGAATCTGATACAGCAGAACTAGTTTCCATGATACCTGGGAAACTGAATCCGCATGCAGTCTTGTTAGCAATTTTAATATTACCACGTACCTACTAATTGGAACTACATGCTCACATCTGAATCCCCCAGACATGGAGCATGGAATCCCTCTCAATTTGTGTTGCATAAGGACACGCTGATAGGAATACTCACCTCCAGCGGCAGATGAACCCATTGTTCTCACTGCACTTGAATTCCAGGCCttcactgaaacagcagaacaaaagaCAAAGGAAGGCTTTGCTACATTCTTAGCTTTAATAAGGTAAAAGTTGAAAGAATAATCTGTAAATAATCCCTATCTCTTGCTGGCAATTCCATCTGGTCCCTCTCTGTAATTTCTGACCCATATATATGGTCTGATCTGTAAGTGTCACTATCACTAAATGTATATGAAATACAGCTCAAAGATGAATGACTTCTATATGAatgaaataagatatttttttttttttttttttttaactcagttAGGATATAAATAAGATTCTGCAATCACTCTGACTTGTGTATATGTGTCAGTCCCCTGTCGATCATTCCTCCCTTCAAATGACTGTTGAACCCATTAGCCAAATATCTGCCTAACTTCTCAAGGGGCCTCAGGTCTCAAAGCACTAAAAACTCCtgcaaattttattaaaatagccAGCCACATGGAAGAGATACTTATTCAGTAACTGTGCTAGAAGATAAGCTGCACTATGAACTCAACTATATTAGGCAGCAAAAATTCTCAGATGTGACATTATAGCCTAAGGCTCCACCTAAGACCCACAATATTCTAAATCAGTGTCCCACCACAGGATATGTAGCCACAGAAGCGAGGTTTCATAATTACCAGTAGGACACAGGACAATCCCCGTAGCACCAGTTTCTTGAAGTAAAGAAATGGGACACAGCttcatcaaattatttttgtctcttttacCTGACTGGTTGGAAGTTTTCACTGCCATCGCATTTTTGCTCTTGCTCTGTCCCAACAGGCCAGCAGACGCATTAGTTGTTCCTGTTGAACAGGTGGTCTCTCCTGAAAACTTCTCTGATATCCTGGTTACTGCAGTAACGGGAAGGTGGGGCATCTGTAAGGTGACTGCTGGGGCATGGGCTTCAGGGGAAGAGTCTGACATGTGAAAAGAGGTCAGTTCATGGGAGATTTTTGACTGACCTAGcgaataaaaagaaaaggagagaggaagtaAATTTAGTTGCAGATTTATAACAGAGTTACAAACCAATTTCCATGCAACAACTTTATTTTACAGGTCATTAGAATTACTCCACCTAGTTCTCCCTGGGGGACATGACACTATTTCCAGGTCGCTGCAGAAACAACCTTAGTGTAAGTGATCCTTGCAGCAATCATACCTGTCCTACATGAATGCAAGAACAGCTTCTTCAGATCATTAATCCACCAGCATCTGCATTTGGTaatctcctcctcttcctctgtgcaGCCCCCGCCCCCAATCTCCTGCTGTGGGTTGGGAGACAGCATTCTTGTTCTTTTCATGGTTTTATGAAATGCTGTGTGCCTGTTTTCTCTAAAATGGAGATAGTAGGTCCTTCCTCCACTGAAGGATGATGGAAGCAGAGAGATaaattgcaaaatgttttgggatGCAAGGCTACAATGGCACCCAGAAAAGCTGGCCTTATTATCACTAGTGCCCCAAGATAATGTGACAGTAATAGTCTCTAATTTATGAAACACTATAGTGCATGCTTAAGACTTAAGTTAAAGTTTAAAAGTTAAACTCCTAATCAGGAAATAAAGTTAAACGGTATCAGTGCCACAGTACAATATCCATGCTGAAACCACAGCAGATTCTAATGCTTCCAACATGTGAGAGATGCTCTATGACTGCCAGGATCAGGTATTTTACAAGTAGTGCTACTTCATTTCATGCCCTGTTCCTACCTGATGAAGACTGATGCCCATTTTCAATGATGGAAGAACTAAAAACTCTTCTAAACTCAGGTTTGTGGTGGTCATCCAGGTCTACACTCTgtcagaacagaaaacagacacaacAGCTAaatttcaaacagcagcaaaagttAGATGAATATCCAGAAACACCTGCCAAGAAAAGGTCTTCCTTGTGCTAGTGACCACAATACAAGAAGGGAGCAACTATCTAACCCCAAGAGCCAAACCTGCAAACTGAGCACTGGCAATGCAAGACTTCTATCAATCTTCACATACTTGTCCTCACAGATCCCATGCACCTAGGAGGGGTCTTCCACTTTTGTTACATAAAGGCATCACCATCCACTGTGAAGGTGGTAAACAGAAGACTCTGCACAACAGTGGAAAGACTGATTGAGATTGCATAAAACGCTTAATGttctgcagtttttttctgtttgctgcagaaaaaatta encodes the following:
- the SMTNL2 gene encoding smoothelin-like protein 2 isoform X1; translated protein: MASEIEEPGSREAQTVCEALGRYEDTLRGAVREIHVDIQVFKQGVGRQVEEVLRLASPLAHTVSELQQENRRLRAQLERLSRQVEALGRSAGLPQEWADEAAGSPPAAGPGAPGQGSAGGRFSSHAKLAVAGRSQSVDLDDHHKPEFRRVFSSSIIENGHQSSSGQSKISHELTSFHMSDSSPEAHAPAVTLQMPHLPVTAVTRISEKFSGETTCSTGTTNASAGLLGQSKSKNAMAVKTSNQSVKAWNSSAVRTMGSSAAGENTTSVTKSVSAVSYGTSSGTKTGESATDSYCDVTPSSHSSPPIVHRQVERRRELVRSQTLPRTTGTQARKALFEKFEHDGGKGKGESRAKLKRSQSFGVASASSIKQILLDWCRSKTIGYKHIDLQNFSSSWNDGMAFCALVHSFFPEAFDYNKLDPANRKQNFELAFTMAEKMAHCDRLIEVDDMMMMGHKPDPMCVFTYVQSLYNHLRRFE